From Alteromonas sp. BL110:
GTGCTTAGCATTCCTAAACAGGTGCTCTGATCACTGGAATTAAAATAAAAACGCGCCTTTCGGATAACGAAATGGCGCGTTTTTTGTGCCATAGTGAAAATTCTTTAAGTTTTTGGATATTTTTATGTTTGGGCGAAATAAATCCGACAGTGGTCAGGTCTTATCGGGTATGAAAGCAAAACACCAAAGATATGAAGCACTGGTAAAGGCATTTCACGCCGACATTTACCGCTATGCATTCTGGCTTATAAAAGACCAGAGCATTGCTGAAGATGTTGTACAGGAAACGTTTCTACGTGCGTGGCGTTCGTTAGACGCCCTAAATGATGAAAAGGCGGCAAAGTCATGGTTAATCACCATTCTTCGTCGTGAGAATGCCCGCAGATTTGAGCGCAAGCAATTCGACACGGTAGATATTGACGATTGTCATATACAAGATGACACCCAACATGCAGACGGCGACCTGAAAGACAGAGAGCTTCAGCGACTGTTAGGTGGGCTAAGTGTGGAATACCGCGAACCCTTAATCCTTCAATTGATTTTCGGGTTCAGTGGTGAAGAGATTGCCAATCAATTAGGGCTTAATAAAAATACAGTAATGACGCGTTTATTTAGAGCGAGAAACCAGCTGAAAGAGGCATTAGAGAAACAAAATGAACAGAGAGGTCGTATAAATGGATGAGTTAGAATTTAGGCGTCGAATCTACGCCGATCCAGAAACGACTGACAGTGATGTTGTAGAAGCAGCGAAAGCGGATGAAAGCAAACGCAATTTCTGGAATGAACAAAAGCAGTTAGATAAGCAATTAAAGCAAGCTTTAAAAGTCGATGTTCCAGAAGACCTTGCTAGCAAGCTCATTTGGCAACAGTCGACTGACGAGTTTAATCGCTATAAACGCAGAAGTCGTTGGTATTTGGCGATGGCCGCATCCGTTGCTTTCACTATAGGTATCGGACTTACCATGTGGTACCACCAACCGCTTAGTATTGGTGGCCAAGCGCTAGCGCATATGCAGTACGCCGAAATGGAAACTGCGCATTCGCTACTTCCAGCTGATTTGAATATGGTAAATGCAAAATTGGCAAGCTTTGGCGGTAGCTTTAGTGAGATGCTTGATGGTGTTGAAGTGGTGAACTATTGTCACTTAAGTACAGTGAGAAGCCTGCACCTTATCCTTGATACCCCACAAGGGAAAATGTCGGTATTTGTTGTGCCTGAGCGCGGTGATGTCACTGTACCTAGTGAATTCTCTGATGACCAGTACCACGGTGAAAGCATCAAAATGAGACACGCCAATGTCATGATAGTGGGCGATAAAGATGCTGACCTGAGTGAAATGAAAAAAGCCGTATCTGAGAGGATTCAATTTTCGGCTTAGAAAAAAGCCAGGTCCCCGTTCTAGAAAAGTGCTGAATTTACGCACTTCCCTTCGTCGGCCCACTGTGGTCGATTTTTTTTGCCTAAATTTAAGGTGAAAACATACGCAATAAAACTTATACTTTAGGATTAAAAAAACCGTTTTAATTATCAGCAAACATTTCAGCTTATCCGCAGTATAGAGGTAGCAAATTCAATGGCCGCTTGGTGTCGTTTTACAAGGGTGAAGTTTTGTCTACTTTTCATCATTTTTTTCAGTCACTCGCTTCAAGCACAGTTAGACAACAATTCTGAGAAGTTGAGGCTTAAAAAGTTAGATGCTTATAGTCGATTAGCAGCAATAACTATCTATAACTGGAATAATCAATCTGATATTGATAATGACCAGATAAAAGCTAAAATCAAAGATTTAAAAATTCAAACTGATGATAGTAGTGAAGGCGTAATCTTTAGACATTTATTTGCTACGGGGACAGCTAACGAAACGGAAGGCCCTCGAGTTCCAATATACGTTAAGACACCGTTACTAGAGAGCCACTGGAACGAGCTAAAATCGCTAAATACAGATTTGTACGCTGCCGCAAGGGCGTATTATATCTATGCCCGAGCAGTTAACGACTTTGACAGCTCCTCATTACGAATCAATGTTACAGTGCCTGCTCTTAAACGCTTAAAGCGTGAAGTTCTGGAAACGGGTAGCAAAACAGCAACCGCCATAGCTAGTGTGTGGCTGTCAATGGAACTCACCCTAGCTAACCCTATTCAAGCAATTAATGAACTAGAGTATGCTCTCCCCCACTTACCTGCCCGCTCTTCTACGCTTACTATGGAAAATGCATTAGACAGCGATACTGCCCATGAATGGCTTCGAATCGCTTTTACTGAGCTATCGGTACCAAGTCGAGCCTTCACTCATTCGATGAAGATAATCGAGCAAAGCAAGTTGAATGATGTATTCATTACATGGGCGTACTTTACTTCGGTTGACTCTCTTCTTCTTCAAAGTAAATACAAAGATGCGCTTCTTATCTCTGATAAGGCCCTAGAGTTCGTAAAAACTAGAAATACCGAACTTGAAATGTTTCTAACCCTCTATCAACGACTACGAGTACTCATGATGGGTTTTCGGCGAACTCATGATAACGAAATACAGTCCGTCGTAAACAAGATAGATACATTAAATATAGATAAAACTAAAATTAATCCAGAAGAGCTTGTTTATCTTTACCAGTCTTATAAAGCCATTGTTAAAAATAATGAAAGACAGCTCTCTTTGTCAGTTAATAAATTCGAAGATGTGGTTTTAAAGAAGCTAACTGCGACTGAGTTTAAGAAACAATATCTGCTACGAAAAGAACGCGAACTTGTAAGAATTTACGATACTGCAGGCAATTACGAAAAAGCCTATGAGCATTTAAAAGCGTACAACCAACTTCTCTTCGAGAAGAACACAGAGCAATTTCAGTTTTCTTCGTCTGACTTCTCCAACAGCATTGAGAAGGATATTGAGCTTGTCCATTATAGACAAAAAGAAATCAACGCACTGCGAGACGAAAAAGAAGGGCTATCCACCGATAAAGAGGCAATGAAAACCACTATTTTTGCGCTCATTGTCACTATTCTTCTTATACTTGCTTTGTGGCTTTGGATTTCTAAACGACAAAGCGACTTACTAGCGGAACGAGACTCTCTTACTGGCGCCCTCACCCGTCGCGCAATGTTGAACAGCCTTAAGAAGTCGCTTAAGGGCAACAATACATCGTGCATAGCCCTGCTTGATGTTGATAATTTTAAAAAGATTAACGATAGATATGGCCACACCGTAGGCGACGAAGTGCTAACTACACTCACTCGAATCATCAATAATAGGATTAGAAAATCAGATAAGCTTTGCCGATATGGTGGTGAAGAATTTTTGATCTACTTCTCTGACTCAGATGAACAATCGGCCAAGCGTATACTCGATGAGTTAAATGTTGCGCTTTCTCACCAAAAAAACTGGACGCATACCAATAAAAAGTTTTCAGTTAGCTTTTCTTCCGGGCTGCTAAATGTCGGCGGAGAAACAAATTTGGATACTATTATTAAAGCCTGTGACGAACTCCTTTACAAAGCAAAAAGGTCTGGGCGCGCGCGAGTAGAATCTTTCGCTTATTAAAAATTTTGCCAAACTTTATTTACCTATAGCCGTATAGAAAACAAGCAAGGTCGCCGACTGACGTGGAGACTCTAAGTCATAGGTGTTAGCATGAAAGAAAAAACATAGGGAATTTATATGGCTACTGGCACGATAATCTCGTTGGGTTTGTATTTTGTTGTAATGTTGGGAATAGGCCTTTTCGCCTATCGGCAAACAGACACCAACGTAGAAGGCTATATGCTTGGCGGCCGCCAGTTAGGCCCCGCTGTAACCGCACTCTCAGCAGGCGCATCAGATATGAGTGGCTGGATGCTCATGGGTTTACCTGGTGCTATGTACGTATCGGGCTTATCTGCAGGCTGGATTGCCGTCGGGTTAGTTCTAGGTGCACTCGCAAATTATATGTTGGTCGCTCCGCGCCTTCGCGTTTACAC
This genomic window contains:
- a CDS encoding sigma-70 family RNA polymerase sigma factor, which gives rise to MFGRNKSDSGQVLSGMKAKHQRYEALVKAFHADIYRYAFWLIKDQSIAEDVVQETFLRAWRSLDALNDEKAAKSWLITILRRENARRFERKQFDTVDIDDCHIQDDTQHADGDLKDRELQRLLGGLSVEYREPLILQLIFGFSGEEIANQLGLNKNTVMTRLFRARNQLKEALEKQNEQRGRING
- a CDS encoding DUF3379 family protein, which encodes MDELEFRRRIYADPETTDSDVVEAAKADESKRNFWNEQKQLDKQLKQALKVDVPEDLASKLIWQQSTDEFNRYKRRSRWYLAMAASVAFTIGIGLTMWYHQPLSIGGQALAHMQYAEMETAHSLLPADLNMVNAKLASFGGSFSEMLDGVEVVNYCHLSTVRSLHLILDTPQGKMSVFVVPERGDVTVPSEFSDDQYHGESIKMRHANVMIVGDKDADLSEMKKAVSERIQFSA
- a CDS encoding GGDEF domain-containing protein; translated protein: MAAWCRFTRVKFCLLFIIFFSHSLQAQLDNNSEKLRLKKLDAYSRLAAITIYNWNNQSDIDNDQIKAKIKDLKIQTDDSSEGVIFRHLFATGTANETEGPRVPIYVKTPLLESHWNELKSLNTDLYAAARAYYIYARAVNDFDSSSLRINVTVPALKRLKREVLETGSKTATAIASVWLSMELTLANPIQAINELEYALPHLPARSSTLTMENALDSDTAHEWLRIAFTELSVPSRAFTHSMKIIEQSKLNDVFITWAYFTSVDSLLLQSKYKDALLISDKALEFVKTRNTELEMFLTLYQRLRVLMMGFRRTHDNEIQSVVNKIDTLNIDKTKINPEELVYLYQSYKAIVKNNERQLSLSVNKFEDVVLKKLTATEFKKQYLLRKERELVRIYDTAGNYEKAYEHLKAYNQLLFEKNTEQFQFSSSDFSNSIEKDIELVHYRQKEINALRDEKEGLSTDKEAMKTTIFALIVTILLILALWLWISKRQSDLLAERDSLTGALTRRAMLNSLKKSLKGNNTSCIALLDVDNFKKINDRYGHTVGDEVLTTLTRIINNRIRKSDKLCRYGGEEFLIYFSDSDEQSAKRILDELNVALSHQKNWTHTNKKFSVSFSSGLLNVGGETNLDTIIKACDELLYKAKRSGRARVESFAY